aaaaaccccaccgaaacaaacaaatgaatacaCAACAATGAATCAAACTAAATATCCAATACTATTTGCTCTTGCTGTTGTATAACCTAAGGGCCATTTTGCTCAGTCTGCACTCACTAAACAGGGACCGTGGCTACCTAGTTCAGATGTCAAAACACAGCAGTCGCCATAGCAACCCTGGTAAAACACCAATCACACAGATTTCCAGGTTTGACCTTCATGGCCAAGAGTCTTACCGTTCATCTGCTAGGTTATTCAGTTTGTGCATTGTATATGTCAGCACATGATAAACATACTGCCGTGGACACGGAGTATAAGGCCAGGTTGCTCATCCAATATGGTCTTGGCAAAGCCAACAGAACTCAATTTCCAGTAAATTGTTTGTCATGTCAAATGAGCAGAACCCATCATTAGGGATGGCGAGTGTGCATTTGTTCGTGGGTGTGCTTTCCCCTCAGAAGAGATGCTGTTCATATAAATAGGCTGATGAAGCCTGTATCAATGGCTCTGGTGATATTACATATTGATTTATGGATATGAAATAGACTGTATACAGTATGCCTGTTCAACAACAAAGCATCCCTTTATGTCTCAATTTACTATCTTATTGGGCTTTTAAATGACAAAAAGTCCAAAGTTTGAAAATAAGTTCAGCCGTGGAGGTGTTCAGCGACTAAGATTTTCTTACTTTGCGTGATATATTTCTGACAGTGTTTTACAGATGACATAAAACACTAGCCACTTAAGTCGGAACAGGTTGTTAAAATGGAACATGATGCAGTTGAGAGAGGGTGATGATGGCAGAGGACCTTTAGCCCTGATTTACAACTAACACTGTAATTACCAGACATGATGGTGACTGGGTCTTCTGTTGCATCGAGGAGTATTCCGTTTCAGAGTTAATATGCTCCAATTCACCTTTCCTCATGAGGCATAACCTGTCACTCTCTGTCGTGTCAGGTGCCCTGTGCTTCTGGAGCTGTCTGTTGTGTGTCCAAACTGGAAAGGATGAATAGCTCCAATCATAGCATTCACTTCTCCAAAAAAATATTTCCTCATTCTCTGACTCTAAAACTGGCTATTTATAGTGCCAACGTATGAGGACTAGGGTCAGGCAGATATGATTAGTGTTGATTTGACTAAAAGATTTTTGTCCTTGAAAGCGTGGTACAACTCAATAGTCTACATTCACTTTCAACCACCGAGGGAACCAATTTTTACTGAATTCATTTCAGCCAAGCTCTGCTTGACTGTATGTCTATAAACTCCCCTGGCGTCATTGTTGTTAAAAAATAACCTTTGAGCAAACACAATTATAAATGCTCATGATGTAAGTTTCAATTTTTCAATAACACCCATATTACACTCATTTTTTTGGATAGACAAATGGGGCTGCATGCATGAACAGGTAAAGTTATGACTATCTACGCAGAGGGAGTGCATTTCTGCTTTTTTAAGCAGGTTACCATCATGGAGGATTAACAAGCAGAACAGCAAGGTTTGGTTGGTTTTGACTAACTGAGATGATGATGCAGCTCATTTAGACTAGATTGGTGAACTCAGGCTTTAATGTCCATGTACAACAAGACTTGAATGAAACTCGTCCGAATGAACACTCCAGAAATTATTTTTCTTATCGTGAGTTTTTGTTTGTTACGACATTATGAAGAAGAGCGCTTTCTTTCATCACATCACAAAGATACTTTATCCAATATAACAGTGGGCTGCTTACACTTAGCAAAGTAAGACCAGTTTATCTGTGGTAGTTTTTAGACAGCGTTGACTTACATCTCTACAACCATTTCATCCAAGGGTTACTGAACTTAAAACAATATTTTTCAAATAATagaacatttttgcttttggcacACATACCACGTGTTCATGAACAATAAGCCACCAATTTGGATGCAATCACATAAAAAGTTCCCTGAGTAAGAAAGAatagcaaagaaaataaaacaaagaaattCAGGCCCCATTACTCATGTTGGAGTCTGCAGTGGCCCCATGTCAGGTACAAACTACACCAAAATGCAAGAACGCCTTCTATCTGTGCAGCATCTGTGACATTGCTTTgtctttgcacgtgtgtgtgtgtgtgtgtgtgcgtgtgcgtgtgtgcgtgtgtgtgtgtgtgttaatcagCGGCGGCTGGTAACTCAAAAAATTGGAGAGGACATGAGGAAAAGCAACCCATGGCGTCATGTTATTTTAGCTACTTATCTCTACTTTCTTATGGTCAATGAAACATTAAACAGTAAAACAAATGGCTTACAAGATTTCTTAAAAACAACATAATTAATTTCAtttgtatttatatatttatattttattcttatactactttgtattttatattttattcttACATTACTTAAATTTATTTTCATTCACAAAACCCATGAAAATCTGTAATTattaaaaacaaaagcaaaaatgaAGTGTGTTGTGAATTTTGCCTGTAGGAGGGTTTCCACTCACTTTACGTGTTGGGGAGATTATCTTCATAGCTGCTGTGAGGCCCTTTTGTTGCACCCAGTCTtccaagagcgagagagaagtaAAGGCTGGCTGTCCTCTTCGGGCTCTTGTAAGGTCGGAAGAAGTCTAGTCAGTAAAATATCAACACAAATGCAGCTTTGGCAGTTTGACCGTGATTAACAAAAGCACGGGGGGAAGAACTACACTGAGGTATGAATACTCCCCTTTTCTTCCGATCTTGCAAGGTCACCGGGCAGAGGGGCTGTTGTCACCGCTCGGTAAAAGAAAGGGGGAAACGGGGAAACGTAAatctggaggaaaaaaaaagaggacattCAGACTCTGTTGAAAAGGCCAACATAAAACGTAGCGTTGTGTTCGAAAGTAGTTCACAGTTTGTCCGTTATTATTTATTTTCTAATATACTGCTGTACGAATCTAGCTACCGCTTTACCGCCGGTTCGTCACAGTCACGCTCACGTACGACCCAAGATGAAATTCGGGAATTATCATTGGCCCAACGCGATGTCAATGTAGTATTCCGGTTGTTGATTGGTTACGCGTTTTGGCCAATAATAGATGACACAAGACAAGATTCTCCCCACGATATTGTCGATAACGCCCCTCCCTCAAATCGCTGATTGGGTATTCGCCAGCGCAGTCCGTTCCGCTGATTGGTTCACCGGGGTTCGCGCTCCCTTACTACCATGACTCACAGGCCGCTGGGGGTAACGGTTTATAACGGACATTAAGGGAGTCTTGGGGAGGTCAGACTTCCGCACAGTCATTTTCAGTTGGGTGCAGTTGGTGTTTTGACACGGGGAGACGACTTTTGTGACCTCGGGGTTTGAAATAGTATTATTGTCAGTATTTTAGTCTGTCAAATGTACGTGTATTCATTTTTTCTCGGAAGTGTATTTTCCTCTGAAACGTTAGGGAGGGTGGTCCTCCCTTTCCCCAGTGGACGAGCctcctccttgtgtgtgtgtgtatgcgtgagttAAAGtgttcacgcacacacacacacgcacaagtgaagttgacttgacttgacaaaagtTGCCTCCGTTATGAAAACATAGCCTTGAAACACACACTTTTAACACTGTTTCTGCAATCTGTGATACcaatgttgttttattttatattcTGTGGCAGACTGAAGTTAATTTGCCACTTGATGATTTAGAACAGGAAACCTTGAATGTCAGTGATTATTTAGGATTATCGGAGCAGCTGTTTACATTCTGTCGTGGCAGCAATAAGAGAAGCTGAGCAGTATGTCGAGCAAAAATGCCAGCGACACGTTTGAGTTTCAGgccctgtccaggttgtctccccgccctCTGCCCGATACCAGCTGGGATAAGCTCAAACCTCCcatgaccctgaattggattaaacgACTTGCATAGTGGACGAAAGAGGGGACATGGGTACATAACTGTTTAAACACTATTTCAGTGTGAACAGAGCCAGACATCCGAATGAAAGTTGAAGGAAATAAAGCATGCTCAACAATAGGACAAGGTGGGACAagtgggaaagggggggggttgacccGGGGGGGGGTGACCCACTCTCGAGATTTTGATTGTCAGGAGGACGGCTACAGAAATGTAGCACCACCTAGTGGAGGCAGTCTTTACAATACCATTGTATTAAATTAACCATAAAACTTGGAAAACACACACTCCGCTTCTCGTCTCCGACAGTTGCGACCCCACATCGACTCTGAGCTTCAGCATCAACGCTGCTGATGTTCGCGTGGCGTCTCCCGAATCAAAACGTAACCGATCTCGGTCCTGCTGCGGAACGCGCGTTTGCTCCAAATCACATTGGTGGCAAAATACGTGTTGTAAAGTTAAGAGACGACAACTGGGTACTGCAATGTATCAGCaggccgctctctctctctctctgtctctctctgtctctctgtctctctgtctctctctctctctctctctctgtctctctgtctctctctctttttccctctctctctctggcttgaCAAATCGAAGAAGGGAGCGACGGGACTTCTGTACCACTATAAAGGCAAATtgccctatctatctatctatctatctatctatctatctatctatctatctatctatctatctatctatctatccatctatctatccgtctatccatccatccatctatctatctatctatctatctatctatctatctatctatctatctatctatctatcgcacACAACCATTCGGATATGCACACAATACCAAATATTTACACAGGACAAAGTTAGAATTCGTGCCACCGACGTGCGTTGTCAAGTTGGGCAGTGTTGTTCTTCCATTCGAGTGTGCCCCAACGTGGGCAAAGTTGTGCTGCGTTGCAACGcgcaaagataaaaaaaaaaattcccgtcATACAACCTACCTGCGCTCAgttgccccccctcctcctcctccacctcctcctccgcctctccCCTCCCGCCGCCACCTTCGGAGTTTTCGTTGCACTCGTTGCAGTAGGAGGGTCCATGTGCACAGAATGACGTCGCACTGACTGCAAGTCCGACCGAGTCCTCCGTTGTTTTTATTAGTCTCGTATCGGAGGGCGAGAATTACCGATCTGCACAAACGGTGGCCGCGGTTCTCGGACTCAGCCCGTTTTCCCCACCGCTGTCGTCCGACCCGTCGCCGCCCGCGCCTGCTGTCAAAACGGCGCTTTGGCTTGTTTGGGGATTACGAGCGGCGGACCACATACAGTAAGGCTACGCAGTTAGGACTTGTGTGCGCTCAGCTGTCAAACTGAAACTAGTGGATATACTGGACCCAACACACGCTGGACATATTTCCAGTGAGGATATTGTCGACAAGCCGTACTTATTGAGTGGCTTTCATgtctttccccccccctctcctctcctcccctcccctggaTTATTGCTGCCCAGCAACCCAGCAGCCACCTGACAACTCTGAATGTCGTAATTAAGGTAAGGGCAAGGGAGCGGTAGCGTCGCGTGTTCGACTTGCCGGCGAGTCCCGCTGTGACAGCGGGCACAACAAAACAAGAGAAAAAGCGAACAAACTTCGCGTCAAAAGTAAATTGCCGGGCCTAAACCGCGTCTCTCACCTCCCCCCTCGCCCGTTTATTATGAAAGCACGCCGATTTAAACAGCGACGTCTTTCCACCCTCCTGACTTGTTCACAGTTAGAATGAAGTTGACTTGATTTTCGCGTCAGCCGCAACGGCGGTAGCGCCCGCCGTTACCGCCGACCTGTAGTGATTCGTGTGTTGGCGCCCGCTTTACGGCCAACTTCCTTAGGACCTTTTTATCCATCACCCTTTGGAAATCACATCTGGGCCGGGTTGCTATTTCACTTCCCGGCGGCTGTAATAGGCGGTTTTTTGGTCATCGCACTGAAGAAACGTTAACTAGCGGCGACAGACGGGcaatcgtcccccccccccaaacaagcctGTCAACATCACCGAGGCTGCGCATCCGCAAATTGTGCAGAAATATTCAAAGCAAGAGTTGCACGCCAGGCAAGCGTCACAACAAACACTTTCACGGGCTGAACACTTAAGTCGGGTCGCGAATGATGACATATCCAGGTGTTAGCCTATCCCCTTTTCATCTGTTTTTTTTATAGGcttgtgaaagaaagaaaaaaaagagagagagaaaaaaaaggtgcaTGGATTATAGGCTGCGCGCGGTGGCACGGGAAGCCCGAATAACTTGTTCGGGCTACTCTGTAGCCGTCCACCATTCAAAGAGCGTATCTTGCCCTGGCGCATTTAAACCAGGCGTACGTACGCTGTCAAACAAAGTGGTGCGACGCCTCGCCGTCACGATATGGTTggttaagtgggggggggggcagaaagaagAAAGGGAGGGGGAACCCAGTCGCTTTTTGCAAGCGGCACGGTTGCTAAAAGCGACATTTCAATTTGTGTCGCAGCTATCTAGTTGCTGCAAAAGTAATAACTATTGAGTGACAGTACTCGGACCAATCCATGAATGGCTTGACGAAGTTAGTGGCGGCATTCTGTCCGTCTGCCGTCCAATAGAGGCGCACGAGAGTTGGATATCCAAACAAAAGTCACAGCTACGTCACGCAGACGTTGTTAACCCTTACCATGCGTGTCCTTCTGCCTTATCCGTCATCCGACTGTATGTAGTGCATCTGCCCAGAAAAGTGACATGCCATAAGTGTCAAATTCTGTTTGTGTAAAAATCAGCTCAGTTATCTGTGTGCCCTCTTGAAAGGACGGCCATGTGTGTTAATTGCTCATTTAAATAGTTATAATGTAATATGATACAATAATATCACAATATATTATGTATACTACATTAATGCTATGTGTGAAGTTTATTGTTgatatttacttacttatttagCCCAAGCTTTATAATGTCCATACAAGACCCCCCCCACTCAAATCCATAgcccttatctatctatctatctatctatctatctatctatctatctatctatctatctatctatctatctatctatctatctatctatctatttattttccATGGTAGCTTTACTGGATTTGGCACACGTCTTAAATTAAAAGACAGGCCCAATTCTGATATCGGTTAATCTATGTGAGTATACATATAGATTAACAGATATCAGAGTATACATATACTATGTGAATATACATATAGATTAACAGATATCAGCATCATgtgaccaagcagttacacacctgatcccactaatcaaccagtagcgtctttgctgaggaacttgattaagagacacaggtgtgtacttgcttggttggaacaaaaaccttcacccacactgggcaCTGGCCCTTTTTTGATACGATTGCCTAGCCCTGGTAGGCCAACCAGACAGCAAAGTGATAGCTATTACGGATGTAAAGGTAGCTCCTGGCTAGTGCATGAACTAGATGTTAATTTTATAACATTTAACGATCTTctctttccccttttcttttaTCTGCCAGGTGAATCAATGATCCAGCAATGGAGACCAAAAGATACCAAAGTTTCTTTGATGGAAATGATACGGAGAACAGATGGTCTCAGGTCCCAAGCACCATGGAGTATTGCTGCAGTACAGAGGAATCCAGCCTGGCTGGCAATGATATCCTGATGGACATAGTCAAGGTCAGCTGCCCTGCTGGAAGCCCAGCAGCTGACTTCAAAGACAACAACGCAAAGAAGCAGGAGCAGCACATGCTTCGAATAAGCCAGAACCAGCCTTTTGTTCGCCCTCTGTTTAACAACTCTCTCCATGGTCGCAAGCAGGAAATGGACTCTAAGGAGCTTTCCAAGACAGTTGCTGAGTCCATGGGCCTGTATATGAATGCTGCCAGGGATGCAGACTTTGGCTTTAGCCAGCATGGAGGCAGTTCTAGCCCTGGAAAGATGTACCCACTGTGTGGACGGCCACTTGAGGACAAACAGTGTGTGTCCACAAAGAACCCCAAGTTGAAGTCATTGGGATTTCAGCAGCCCGCCACCATTCCCAGAGAGCGCACTCCTGGAACCCCGGTTAGCTCAGCGTCTATTCTGGCCTCATCTCTTTCCTGCAGCCCTCAGACCTCCAGTTCTATCTCTAGCCCTGGGGGCAGCAACAATATAGTCTCATCCACCACCAGTCCCACCACATGCTTTGGGCCAGTTTGTTCGTCCATCAACAGCCCTGCCAATCAGACTTCCTCTGACCCGCCTCTTGCCCATATCCAACGCAGGAATTCAGCCACATGTAGCCCCGTGGAGTCCAGCACAGTTGGCTCGCCGCCCCTCACCAGCCCACTCAACATTATTAGGTCCCCCATGTCTAGCCCCCAGAGTATGAGCAGTGTAAAATCACCACCCTCCTGCAACACCACGTGTAACATTAGGTCATCTGTCTCGAGCCCTGCAGGTGGCAATAGCAACAACACCACCAACAACTGCAACACACTGAGGCCCTCCATTTCCAGTCCGTCCGCAGAAGGTGTAATGGCTGTCAGCAGCCCACAGAACCCCACATCTGCTGGTTTTCCAGTGCCCAGTCCTGCCAGTGGAATGGGTATGGTACAGAATGACAACAACAGCCCGAAGGCAACAGGTCTGACTCGAGACCAGGACTTTGAGAACTTTGATTTTCCTAAAGTAGAGATGGTGGACGGGGAAGTGTTTAATGTGGGGTTGGACCAGATGGGGATGGTCAAATACATTAAGAATGAGCCTGGAACTGACATCCGGAGCATGTGTCTAGGCAACTCCAAATGTAATGTGAGTAGCACGCCCTTTATTGCACAAATAAAGAGTGAGCCAAACAAAGATGAGGGATGCATGAATCAGCAGCCCTATGGTGAACAACCACCATCTCTAGGTTTCTTCCCTGCATCTGAGACTACCTATTTATCCCTGAGGAATAACATTGATGAATACAGTCTCTCTGGCATCTTAGGACCCCCTATTTCCTCCATGAATGGTAACTATGAGCCTGATGTGTTCTCCAACAATATCTTGTCCAAAGGGGTTAAGCAAGAGTCCAACGATGGCAGCTATTACCAAGAGAATAACAGCATGTCAACATCAGCTATTGTTGGAGTTAATTCCGGTGGACACTCGTTTCATTATCAGATTGGAGCACAAGGAACGATGTCTTTCACACGGCATGATGTTAGGGACCAGTCCAATCCTTTGTTGAATCTAATTTCACCTGTAGCAGCATTAATGGAGTCGTGGAAATCTCGGCCAGGCATGTCACAGGGGTCAATGTTGGCCAGAGGGGAAGGCTACCCAGGCCAGGGCTGCATCACAGACAGCATGTCAAGGTAAGAAGCCTGAATATCACTTGTGTGTTTAATGTGCATGTGAGTCAAAGGTTTGGTTAAGCAAACTGAGGTTTGCTCACTTGTGATGAAAGTTGTTGGTTAACCTCATATAAGGGAATCGTTTTCTTATTTCATTCCTGAATAATCAGGGTTTTGTGTAAATATATTTCAGAGGGTTTCTCCAGAGTACTGAATAGATGAATCAGGCTCCCAGTGCACAGGGGACTTGGGGTGTTTGCTTGAGGAAATGCAAATACCgtaacagcagcagcagggcTTGGGACAGGCAGCGGGATGCTGGCTAGGGGGAACAGGAACTAAAGGACATTGCAACAGTGCTGGAGTCCCATGCAATCACAACACCGTCTTTACTGACACCACTCTTGTGTTTTACTGTAACACACGGAGGCAAAGTTTCCCTCTTATCATGGGACTGTGTAAGCACAACAACGAAATTTATCTGTTATCGGGAGGTCCAGCTAGGACCTTGTGTAATGCAAATATCTGTTTTTATGGGCCCAGGGCCATTAAAGGGTAGCATCATAAATTATGAATGATTGATCACATGCTTTTGTCACTAAACTGATGAAATAAACAGCTGCTTTTCTGAGAGTGGGCGCTCGTACGAAAATAAatggaccaaaaaaaacaaacaaacaaaaaaatctatAATAGCTGCCAATCTGGCAAACCTGGCATGGCCGTATCTGACATTTGACATAGCTGTTATGCTTCCAGCAGTGTGTCCTTGTTGCAATCCAAACCTAAAGGCACCAGATTACCATAAGCACGATAAATAAAAGTAAATATCACGGTCATAAACAAGACCATGAAAACACAGTTGTTGAAATGTAAGAATGTGAACCGGTTATATAATCTATCCTCTTCGCGGTGCAGCTCCCCTTCCACAGTAAATCAAAAGATAATGTCGGTGCACTTTATCTGCGGAGTTTGGGGGTGTGATGTGACTTCTTT
This genomic stretch from Lampris incognitus isolate fLamInc1 chromosome 5, fLamInc1.hap2, whole genome shotgun sequence harbors:
- the nr3c2 gene encoding mineralocorticoid receptor codes for the protein METKRYQSFFDGNDTENRWSQVPSTMEYCCSTEESSLAGNDILMDIVKVSCPAGSPAADFKDNNAKKQEQHMLRISQNQPFVRPLFNNSLHGRKQEMDSKELSKTVAESMGLYMNAARDADFGFSQHGGSSSPGKMYPLCGRPLEDKQCVSTKNPKLKSLGFQQPATIPRERTPGTPVSSASILASSLSCSPQTSSSISSPGGSNNIVSSTTSPTTCFGPVCSSINSPANQTSSDPPLAHIQRRNSATCSPVESSTVGSPPLTSPLNIIRSPMSSPQSMSSVKSPPSCNTTCNIRSSVSSPAGGNSNNTTNNCNTLRPSISSPSAEGVMAVSSPQNPTSAGFPVPSPASGMGMVQNDNNSPKATGLTRDQDFENFDFPKVEMVDGEVFNVGLDQMGMVKYIKNEPGTDIRSMCLGNSKCNVSSTPFIAQIKSEPNKDEGCMNQQPYGEQPPSLGFFPASETTYLSLRNNIDEYSLSGILGPPISSMNGNYEPDVFSNNILSKGVKQESNDGSYYQENNSMSTSAIVGVNSGGHSFHYQIGAQGTMSFTRHDVRDQSNPLLNLISPVAALMESWKSRPGMSQGSMLARGEGYPGQGCITDSMSR